From the genome of Bacillus sp. Bos-x628:
CTCTGTTTTCAATGGAATTGACATGGCGAACACAGCCATTAAGAACGTACTGTCATTGCTGGTCAATACCCTTACGGTATCTGGTGACGCTTCAATTAGTGGAAAAGCAACTGTCAACCAACTGGTTACAGGGTCTAACCTTTATGGGGCAAGTGGTAACTATGGTATTGATCTTAGGAACTCTGACGCTATTGGACTTAATAATCTATATTTCAGCGACTCTCTTACATCCGATACTGAGGGTATTCAGTTTCCAAGAAGTAACGCAACGAATGTCCTAGATTATACACAGAACGATACACTTAGAGGTTTAGATGGCCACCTTTATTTCAACAGTAAAGACATTATACACGAAGGTAACTTCTTCGTTGTCACAGGAATGACAAATATGCCGTCAGTGGCAAATACCCCTACTTCTGTAAGTGTGAAATTTGGTAGAACGTTCCCATCTGCACCCAACGTTGTTGTTACACCAGACACAACAGTTCCTGGAAAAACTGTACAAGGTTGGTCGGTTACTGACGTAACTACGACTGGATTTACGTTATGGGGCTACAGAACAAATACAACAGGTTACACCATTCACTGGATAGCCATTTGGAAGGACTGACGATAAATGAGGATTTACTTAGTTGCAAATGAGGACGGCACAATCTTTGCTTGTGGAACTACACCTGTTGGTGAAAACCCTGTTGAGTTATTTGTGGAGGATGGTGAGGATTTTCTCTCCAACCCCACTAATTACCTTTACAAAGATGGTGTGTTGGTCAAAGACCCTAATCTCGAATTGAAAACAGCTAGAAGGGAGAAAGTTGAGGAACTAAACGCTATTTGCAATAGGATGATTTTATCTGGATTTGTCCATGACGGGAATGAATTTCAATTCACAGAAGTAGATCAAGCCAACTTCAATCAACAACTTTCCTTGCTTCTTCTCGACCCTACCATAGATCAAATTCTCTGGAAAACTGAGAACAACGGAATCAAGCAATTTACTAGAGAAAAATTCATTGATACCTGTAAAGCAGGGGAATCTCACAAACGTAAGTATATAGGTCGATATTGGAACTTGAAGGCCTATGTGGAATCACTTACAGACATTAACGCCATTAACAATGTCAACTTCCTTACTGATATCGATATTAATGTTGAGGTGAATTAGTATGCAGGCTGGTGACATTGTTTTTGTTAGAGGCAATTCCCTTGTCTCACGTCTAGTACTTCTTATTGATAGGGGTAGGTTCAGTCATGTTGCTATCGCTGTTTCTGACAGTGATGTTATAGAGACCAATTGGAATATGCAATCAAAAGTTGTTCCTTTTCACTATGATGACTATGAAATTGTCACAATTGAATTGAAAGGCAACCAACGGAGACGTATTCCAATAGTTGCTAAAAGATACGAAGGAAGAATGTACGACTACTTGCAGGTTTTAGCTTATATCTTTAAAGGCCGTCTTAATAATCCACGACACTTAATCTGTTCTGAACTTGTTTACAACATTCTTAGTGAAGTCGGTTATATCCATGACGAATGTTTACGAGATATAACGCCTAATGAGTTGTACACACTTCTGACAGACAGGGGTGAGTGGATGGATGGGTGAATTGGAATTTCTACAGATGATTAGCAAGGAGAGTATTGTTTTCGTCGCTATTTTTGTTGTGTACGCCTTATTTGTTAAACCAAAAGATGAACATATAGAACGCAAGGATATGCAGATTAGCGAACTGATGGATTTAAATAGGCAGATTGTTGATGAAAACAGTGAAACCCTTGCGGATATTTCCGAAACTATGGAACGTATTTCTAGCGAGTTAACGTCACTTAACGAAAATCAAGTTAAGTTAAAAGACGGACAAGATGATCTTTGGAAAGAGATCATATTAATCAAAAGGAGAGGGAATAATGGCTTGGAAAATGACTTATGATGTATTAAATCGTCAACGGCTAGACCAGCTAGGCGACAGAACTAAGGCAAAGGCTTATGAGTGGTATAACTGGTGTGAGTCTAAACAGGTGGATATTTTAATTGTTCAGACCAAACGTTCCTTAGAAGAACAAAAAGCAAACGTTGCTAAGGGTTCTTCCCAAACTATGAGATCTTATCATCTTGTAGGACAAGCTTTGGATTTTGTACCTATTAAAAAGACTGGAAACGCTACAGGGACTGCTGAGTGGGGATGGTATGATAAAGCACCGTTCAGTGACGCTATCAAGAAGGCGAAAGCTATCGGTTTCACGTGGGGTGGCGATTGGACTTCTTTAGTCGATAAGCCTCATCTGCA
Proteins encoded in this window:
- a CDS encoding DUF4376 domain-containing protein gives rise to the protein MRIYLVANEDGTIFACGTTPVGENPVELFVEDGEDFLSNPTNYLYKDGVLVKDPNLELKTARREKVEELNAICNRMILSGFVHDGNEFQFTEVDQANFNQQLSLLLLDPTIDQILWKTENNGIKQFTREKFIDTCKAGESHKRKYIGRYWNLKAYVESLTDINAINNVNFLTDIDINVEVN